The Candidatus Binatia bacterium genome window below encodes:
- a CDS encoding DUF748 domain-containing protein, translating into MGRWLRDRGPLLVMVGALLGLGLAVWAFFSVALPRVAEAVLSGALGVPVRVVAARPTWPLRLLATGVTIGPDAAPTVSVARLYLAADFATWFGGVPSGVRVEFWGPRVHAVDGRDELLDGLLRRLSKFPSDGAPVRIDSLRFDESRIEQRDGLPIVVAGFELSDLEVSRSQPNAVSVSAELAVMTSVGRLVAEVGLADGGEPGLLVGVDATDLSLGVLVRDPAWQLGGRASGRVWYERFRQEGVLEALVGVDVSIQDFVYGADDQRLVAFDELSLVGVSVDPLQRRVSIQELVGAGGLVAPSVLQDAASAPLGWSVKLGYGSFANVGWAPRADGARFTLDALDVRDLATWPGTGAISALASYGSGRIEVEAERSTPNLPGTMRVGFTAIPVGPLLAGRTGAAVVRRGELDADLVLHGPPGVSGTGRLEMRGLDAVTFAGGEEVPLFEVVRVGGDVAHGSLSPARLRFHRVWIEEPHLWVRWDESGFELEQILAEIGTAASEESPLAAFHAGLVRWAGDGPVPTSVPPPMGARIVDGEVELRDGRTEPPFEVRLRKLQALLDGPAGTAGPLQLRMEAAGPARSRVRFSETSSTSGVSLTVGLDNVRFRHLDAYVHALTGYEAVAGRIDLEARARLRPVAQAEIEVEFEGIRLRGDGGADPSALLLGAPLPEIVERLEGETGQGVLQIGLQGDPERLSYGFLEALPDALLKAVDAALRGAPGTPSELASGTVSDPVPPGPVGGQTSEDPAPERP; encoded by the coding sequence ATGGGGCGTTGGCTCAGAGACCGCGGACCTCTGCTGGTCATGGTCGGTGCGTTGCTGGGCTTGGGGCTGGCCGTGTGGGCCTTCTTCTCGGTGGCGTTACCGCGCGTGGCCGAGGCCGTGCTTTCGGGTGCTCTGGGCGTCCCGGTGCGGGTGGTGGCCGCGCGACCGACTTGGCCGCTGCGGCTCCTCGCGACCGGCGTGACGATCGGCCCCGACGCCGCACCGACGGTGAGTGTGGCTCGGCTCTATCTCGCGGCGGACTTCGCGACCTGGTTCGGCGGCGTGCCGTCGGGCGTCCGGGTGGAGTTCTGGGGTCCGCGGGTGCACGCGGTGGACGGGCGAGACGAGCTCCTCGACGGTCTGTTGCGTCGCCTGAGCAAGTTCCCCTCGGATGGGGCGCCTGTGCGCATCGATTCGCTGAGGTTCGACGAGTCGCGCATCGAGCAGAGGGACGGGCTTCCGATCGTCGTCGCCGGCTTTGAGTTGAGCGACCTCGAGGTCTCCCGCAGCCAGCCGAACGCGGTGTCTGTTTCGGCGGAGCTGGCTGTGATGACGTCGGTCGGTCGCTTGGTCGCCGAAGTCGGATTGGCGGACGGTGGTGAGCCGGGCCTTCTCGTTGGTGTCGACGCGACCGACTTGTCTCTCGGAGTCCTCGTTCGCGACCCGGCGTGGCAGCTCGGAGGGCGGGCCTCCGGGCGCGTGTGGTACGAGCGCTTTCGTCAGGAGGGTGTGCTGGAGGCGCTCGTGGGCGTCGACGTCTCGATTCAGGATTTCGTCTACGGCGCGGACGACCAGAGGCTGGTGGCCTTTGACGAGCTGAGCCTCGTCGGAGTGAGCGTTGACCCCTTGCAGCGGCGCGTTTCGATCCAAGAGCTGGTCGGCGCGGGTGGGCTCGTCGCTCCTTCGGTCCTACAGGACGCGGCGTCGGCGCCACTCGGCTGGAGCGTAAAGCTCGGCTACGGAAGTTTCGCGAACGTCGGCTGGGCGCCGCGTGCCGATGGGGCGCGGTTCACCCTCGACGCGCTCGATGTGCGGGACCTGGCGACGTGGCCGGGTACGGGAGCGATCTCCGCGCTCGCCTCTTACGGGAGCGGTCGGATCGAGGTCGAGGCCGAGCGGTCTACGCCGAACCTCCCGGGGACGATGCGTGTCGGGTTCACGGCGATACCCGTGGGCCCGTTGTTGGCGGGGCGCACCGGCGCCGCGGTGGTTAGGCGGGGCGAGTTGGATGCAGACCTGGTGCTTCATGGGCCTCCGGGCGTTTCGGGCACCGGTAGGCTCGAGATGAGGGGCCTGGACGCAGTCACGTTCGCGGGTGGGGAGGAGGTGCCACTCTTCGAGGTGGTTCGCGTCGGCGGTGATGTCGCACACGGATCGCTGTCGCCGGCCCGGCTCCGCTTCCATCGCGTGTGGATTGAGGAGCCACACCTTTGGGTGCGATGGGACGAATCGGGATTCGAGCTCGAGCAGATCCTGGCCGAGATCGGCACGGCGGCAAGCGAGGAGTCGCCCCTCGCCGCGTTTCACGCAGGACTGGTGCGCTGGGCTGGTGACGGACCGGTGCCGACAAGCGTGCCACCGCCGATGGGTGCACGCATCGTCGATGGAGAGGTCGAACTCCGGGACGGAAGGACCGAGCCTCCGTTCGAGGTGCGGCTACGAAAACTGCAGGCGCTGCTCGACGGCCCCGCCGGCACCGCCGGTCCGCTCCAGCTTCGCATGGAAGCAGCAGGCCCGGCTCGGTCGCGGGTTCGCTTCTCGGAAACCTCCTCGACGAGCGGCGTGTCGCTGACGGTGGGGCTCGACAACGTGCGCTTCCGTCATCTCGATGCCTACGTGCACGCGCTCACCGGATACGAGGCGGTCGCGGGGAGGATCGATCTCGAGGCGAGGGCTCGGCTGCGACCAGTCGCGCAAGCCGAGATCGAAGTCGAGTTCGAGGGGATTCGCTTGCGGGGCGATGGGGGTGCGGACCCCTCGGCACTGCTCCTGGGCGCGCCGCTGCCAGAGATCGTGGAGCGGCTCGAGGGAGAGACCGGACAGGGCGTCCTCCAAATCGGCCTGCAAGGAGATCCCGAGCGGCTGAGCTACGGGTTCCTCGAGGCCCTCCCAGACGCGCTTTTGAAGGCGGTCGACGCGGCTCTGCGAGGCGCGCCGGGCACCCCATCGGAGTTGGCGTCGGGCACCGTGTCAGATCCGGTACCGCCCGGGCCGGTCGGTGGTCAGACCTCAGAGGACCCCGCGCCCGAACGCCCGTAG
- the pap gene encoding polyphosphate:AMP phosphotransferase: protein MLESAEMGRSESRDAYDERLPALRVELLNAQFDLRGAKFPVVLLVAGDDHIGCNAVVNVLHEWLDARYLRTHAFTRATHEERERPRFWRYWRALPGRGETALYVGAWPQAVVADRARRKIGKGEFGRRLGHIARFESTLVREGALVVKFWLHLPKKELQKRLRRAKKDPEQNWRVGETDGYVYENWNRVIPLAEEMLARTSTGAAPWHVIESSDARHRDLTIGETLLRELKEHTEGRPAPPPADAPTGGEVPPADGALACTDLTASLSGERYDKELAKRQRQLRKLSGRARKKGLSSVLLFEGWDAAGKGGAIRRITSALDASDYHVVPIAAPTQEELAHHYLWRFWRHLPRAGRMLLFDRSWYGRVLVERVEGYATSEAWQRAYSEIRDFEEQLAERGTPVLKFWLHIDPETQLERFKAREITPYKKYKITNDDYRNRERWEDYSVAIEEMIARTTTESAPWHVIAANDKKHARIQVLKTVCRALDRALD from the coding sequence ATGCTCGAATCCGCCGAGATGGGCCGTAGCGAAAGCCGCGATGCCTACGACGAACGCCTGCCCGCGCTCCGCGTCGAACTGCTGAACGCACAGTTCGACCTCCGGGGTGCAAAATTTCCTGTCGTGCTCCTCGTGGCCGGCGACGACCACATCGGGTGTAACGCGGTCGTGAACGTCCTCCATGAATGGCTGGACGCGCGGTACCTCCGGACGCATGCCTTTACTCGGGCGACCCACGAGGAACGCGAGCGGCCCCGCTTCTGGCGCTACTGGCGCGCGCTGCCCGGCCGCGGCGAAACCGCGCTCTACGTCGGGGCCTGGCCTCAGGCTGTCGTAGCCGACCGCGCTCGCCGCAAGATCGGTAAGGGGGAATTCGGCCGCCGCCTCGGTCACATCGCCCGGTTCGAGAGCACGCTCGTGCGCGAGGGCGCATTGGTGGTGAAGTTCTGGCTTCACCTACCGAAGAAGGAGCTGCAGAAGCGCCTCCGGCGCGCAAAGAAGGACCCCGAGCAGAACTGGCGGGTCGGCGAGACCGACGGCTACGTCTACGAGAACTGGAACCGCGTAATTCCCCTCGCCGAGGAGATGCTTGCCAGAACCAGCACCGGCGCGGCGCCGTGGCACGTGATCGAGAGCAGCGATGCGCGCCACCGCGACCTGACGATCGGCGAGACGCTGCTACGCGAACTCAAGGAACATACCGAGGGGCGCCCCGCGCCTCCGCCCGCAGACGCGCCTACTGGCGGCGAGGTACCACCTGCCGATGGAGCCTTGGCCTGCACGGATCTGACCGCGAGCCTCTCCGGCGAACGCTACGACAAGGAGCTCGCGAAGCGCCAGCGGCAGCTGCGCAAGCTCTCTGGCCGCGCCCGCAAGAAGGGGCTGTCGTCCGTCCTCCTGTTCGAGGGCTGGGACGCCGCCGGCAAAGGCGGCGCCATCCGCCGGATCACGAGCGCCCTCGACGCGTCGGACTACCACGTCGTGCCCATCGCGGCGCCCACCCAAGAGGAGCTTGCCCACCACTACCTCTGGCGGTTCTGGCGCCACCTGCCGCGCGCCGGTCGGATGCTCCTCTTCGACCGCAGTTGGTACGGACGCGTCCTCGTCGAGCGCGTCGAGGGCTACGCCACGAGCGAAGCGTGGCAACGCGCCTACAGCGAGATCCGCGACTTCGAAGAGCAACTCGCCGAGCGGGGAACGCCGGTCCTCAAGTTCTGGCTCCACATCGATCCCGAGACCCAACTCGAGCGGTTCAAAGCCCGCGAGATCACCCCCTACAAGAAGTACAAGATCACCAACGACGACTACCGCAACCGCGAGCGCTGGGAGGACTACTCCGTCGCCATCGAAGAGATGATCGCCCGCACGACCACGGAGTCGGCGCCCTGGCACGTCATCGCCGCCAACGACAAGAAGCACGCGCGCATCCAGGTCCTGAAAACCGTCTGTCGAGCCCTCGACCGCGCGCTCGACTAG
- a CDS encoding OB-fold domain-containing protein: MTDRYFPDLMPSPGISRESLPWWEAALEGRLVVQSCTACKAERHPPAPCCNRCGSYDQGVRDTAGTGVVYTFTVVHKPLIPGMPEPYVVASIELDGTEGLRVVSNLVEIDPSEVRIGLEVEVVFEHMSEELVVPRFRPKS, translated from the coding sequence ATGACGGATCGCTACTTTCCCGACCTGATGCCCAGCCCGGGCATTAGCCGTGAGTCCCTGCCTTGGTGGGAGGCGGCGCTCGAGGGCCGTCTCGTCGTGCAGAGCTGCACCGCGTGCAAGGCCGAGCGGCATCCGCCGGCCCCGTGCTGTAACCGCTGCGGCTCTTACGACCAGGGGGTTCGCGACACCGCCGGCACCGGCGTCGTCTACACCTTTACCGTCGTGCACAAACCGCTGATCCCCGGGATGCCCGAGCCGTACGTCGTCGCGTCGATTGAGCTCGACGGCACTGAAGGACTTCGGGTCGTGAGCAACCTCGTCGAGATCGATCCCTCCGAAGTTCGGATCGGGCTCGAGGTCGAAGTCGTGTTCGAACACATGAGCGAAGAGTTGGTCGTGCCCCGGTTTCGGCCGAAGTCGTAG
- a CDS encoding DUF4215 domain-containing protein → MRVFVGVLVLSLTVLGADPSPALAGPGGLACTDTLTAWWPGDSNLRDVSGNGYDGTLSTIVSGGTNAWCEICGDGGLDAVEQCDDGNVSSGDGCSSACVIEPALPPMSLWSLFALGLGLLLAAGLILRSLSLRPQLSRPRWAGARGAGAEGDRPGLRASRGSVVFV, encoded by the coding sequence GTGCGCGTCTTCGTTGGTGTTCTCGTTCTTTCCCTCACTGTACTCGGTGCGGATCCGTCGCCGGCCTTGGCCGGACCGGGTGGCCTCGCGTGTACGGACACGTTGACGGCGTGGTGGCCCGGCGATTCCAACCTACGGGACGTTTCGGGCAATGGGTACGATGGGACGCTCTCGACGATCGTCTCCGGCGGGACGAACGCGTGGTGTGAGATCTGCGGAGACGGCGGACTCGACGCGGTCGAGCAGTGCGACGATGGCAACGTTTCGAGCGGCGACGGTTGCTCCTCTGCCTGTGTAATCGAGCCGGCGTTGCCCCCGATGTCGCTGTGGAGCCTGTTCGCGCTCGGTCTGGGCCTGCTGCTGGCCGCCGGTCTGATCCTCCGGTCGCTGTCCTTGCGGCCCCAGCTGAGCCGTCCTCGCTGGGCCGGAGCACGCGGCGCCGGAGCCGAGGGCGACCGGCCCGGTTTGCGTGCGAGCCGTGGTTCCGTAGTCTTCGTCTAG
- a CDS encoding alpha/beta hydrolase has product MSGFFESDGLQIHYESFGEGDPIILVHSWGVGFEFNWVITGWVDALMSSHQVIALDIRRHGNSDKAHERDLYSSSVMARDAPGPGPPDRGVRSPLQGRGARVSRGCSPGGAHELSSETTKAQALPGLSRVEPDGIEPTTS; this is encoded by the coding sequence GTGTCCGGTTTCTTCGAGTCCGACGGACTGCAGATTCACTACGAGTCGTTCGGCGAAGGCGACCCGATCATCCTGGTTCACAGCTGGGGCGTCGGGTTCGAGTTCAACTGGGTGATCACGGGCTGGGTCGACGCACTCATGTCGTCCCATCAGGTCATCGCTCTCGACATCCGCAGACACGGCAATAGCGACAAAGCGCACGAGCGGGATCTCTACAGCTCCAGCGTGATGGCCCGTGACGCTCCCGGGCCAGGACCACCTGACCGCGGTGTTCGATCCCCTCTTCAAGGAAGAGGTGCCCGGGTTTCTCGCGGGTGTAGCCCCGGTGGGGCGCACGAACTAAGCTCCGAAACGACGAAAGCCCAGGCACTGCCTGGGCTTTCGAGAGTGGAGCCGGACGGGATCGAACCGACGACCTCCTGA
- the recN gene encoding DNA repair protein RecN, with amino-acid sequence MLRDLHVSDLALIEDLTLEFGPGLNVISGETGAGKSLLQRAVAISLGSRTASDVIRGGKDTARVEARYVWPPESADLEARVRARGVPVDEEADLRVRRTVSRVGRGQVAMNGKTVPLSVLVEVGAALAQLQGQHESLRLAHAESHLEMLDEFADTTALAGEYRERYAELADRIARLEALERGAADLERRLEMARYDLDELVTAGVEDAAEGELLANERSRLRNSGRLASSAAEALERLHAGEGAALGAVERYASTLRDLADLDPALDVVATGLEQASSPLADAVHELQSYVDGLDSDPQRLEAIEERLALLDRLQRKHRAEDVEGLLARRNELEREIDRGEHDQSNPEALQTELDEAASEAWRVGDALSDKRRAAAKLLAKRMKDELATLAMADAEFSVEFESLAPSTTRGAAAALVRDGRALGPDGPHRAEFFLEANTGEGAMPLARVASGGELSRLMLALRNVTGAGTVPTLVFDEVDAGIGGAAAEIVGRRLRDLGQRHQVICITHLPQIAAFADRHYSVEKRKSGGRTRTRVVAVDGQDRIRELARMLGDADPGEEALRHAEEILKRATAPAETTSARGGKRRAKAAKARAGEG; translated from the coding sequence ATGCTTCGAGATCTTCACGTCAGTGATCTCGCTCTGATCGAGGACCTCACGCTCGAGTTTGGTCCCGGCCTGAACGTGATCAGCGGCGAGACCGGCGCGGGGAAGAGCCTCCTGCAACGCGCCGTCGCGATCTCTCTCGGCAGCCGAACTGCGAGCGATGTGATCCGGGGCGGCAAGGACACGGCCCGGGTGGAGGCACGCTACGTGTGGCCGCCCGAATCGGCCGACCTCGAGGCGCGGGTTCGCGCCCGGGGTGTGCCCGTCGATGAAGAGGCGGACCTCCGCGTGCGCCGCACCGTGAGCCGAGTCGGTCGCGGACAGGTCGCGATGAACGGCAAGACCGTGCCGTTGTCGGTTCTGGTCGAGGTCGGCGCCGCGCTCGCGCAGCTTCAGGGGCAGCACGAGTCTCTGCGGCTTGCGCACGCCGAGTCCCACCTCGAAATGCTCGACGAGTTCGCGGACACTACGGCCCTCGCGGGAGAATACCGAGAGCGATACGCCGAACTCGCGGACCGGATTGCCCGGTTGGAGGCCCTCGAGCGGGGGGCCGCCGACCTGGAACGCCGGCTCGAAATGGCCCGGTACGATCTGGACGAGCTGGTGACCGCGGGCGTCGAGGATGCCGCCGAAGGCGAGTTGCTCGCGAACGAACGGTCCCGTCTGCGTAACTCGGGACGGCTCGCGAGTTCCGCCGCCGAGGCGCTGGAACGTCTTCATGCCGGCGAGGGCGCGGCGCTGGGTGCGGTGGAGCGGTATGCGTCGACTCTGCGTGACCTTGCCGACCTCGACCCGGCCCTCGATGTAGTCGCGACGGGCCTCGAGCAGGCGTCGAGCCCGCTTGCGGACGCGGTGCACGAGTTGCAGAGCTACGTCGACGGGCTGGATTCGGATCCGCAGCGACTCGAGGCCATCGAAGAGCGCCTTGCGTTGCTCGATCGGCTGCAGCGAAAACACCGGGCGGAGGACGTCGAAGGGCTTCTCGCTCGTCGCAACGAACTCGAGCGCGAGATCGACCGTGGAGAGCACGATCAGTCGAATCCGGAGGCTCTTCAGACCGAGCTGGATGAGGCGGCAAGCGAGGCGTGGCGCGTGGGCGACGCTCTGTCCGACAAGCGGCGAGCGGCGGCGAAGCTTCTCGCAAAGAGGATGAAGGACGAGCTCGCTACGCTCGCGATGGCGGATGCGGAGTTCAGCGTCGAATTCGAATCGCTCGCGCCCTCGACGACTCGGGGCGCGGCCGCGGCCCTCGTCCGCGACGGACGCGCTCTGGGGCCGGATGGTCCGCATCGCGCCGAGTTTTTTCTCGAAGCGAACACGGGCGAGGGCGCGATGCCGCTGGCGCGTGTCGCGTCCGGCGGAGAGCTATCCCGCCTGATGCTGGCACTGCGCAATGTCACGGGTGCGGGTACGGTTCCGACCTTGGTCTTCGACGAAGTCGACGCGGGTATCGGTGGTGCGGCCGCCGAGATCGTTGGTCGCCGGTTGCGAGACCTCGGGCAACGCCACCAGGTGATCTGCATCACGCACCTTCCGCAGATCGCGGCCTTCGCCGACCGGCACTACTCGGTCGAGAAGAGGAAGTCGGGTGGCCGCACCCGGACACGCGTCGTCGCGGTCGACGGCCAGGATCGCATCCGAGAACTCGCTCGCATGCTCGGGGACGCCGACCCGGGCGAGGAAGCGCTTCGCCACGCCGAGGAGATTCTCAAGCGCGCCACGGCGCCGGCGGAAACGACCTCCGCTCGGGGTGGGAAGCGGCGCGCCAAGGCTGCGAAGGCTCGGGCTGGAGAGGGCTGA
- a CDS encoding NAD(+)/NADH kinase: MGLVLKRGAPHAPEVARDVVRWLAEQGLGALAEPDSAQMLGVPAADKPEMFVSSDAILVLGGDGTFLATARHAGEREVPIVGVNLGSLGFLTEIDRGDLRTTLLSSLAGDVAVDRRRMIRAVVRRAGGAAQTYQALNDAVLSRGALGRTVEIEARVDGDFLASFKADGVILSTPTGSTAYSLSAGGPLVHPSVRVLVLAPICPHTLSVRPLVIDDGARLEFRQRSSRDELLLTLDGQETIRLAHDDEIEITRSPNFACLVRSPDLSFYDLLRTKLGWARV, encoded by the coding sequence GTGGGTCTGGTCCTCAAACGCGGGGCTCCGCACGCGCCCGAAGTGGCGCGCGATGTCGTCCGGTGGCTCGCTGAACAAGGGCTCGGAGCGCTCGCCGAACCCGATTCGGCCCAGATGCTGGGAGTTCCGGCCGCCGACAAGCCGGAGATGTTCGTCTCCAGCGATGCGATTCTCGTCCTCGGTGGCGATGGCACCTTCCTCGCGACCGCGCGGCACGCCGGCGAACGGGAGGTTCCGATCGTGGGCGTTAACCTCGGCAGCCTCGGGTTCCTGACCGAGATCGACCGGGGCGATCTGCGCACGACGTTGCTGTCGAGTCTGGCCGGCGACGTCGCGGTGGATCGGCGACGGATGATTCGAGCTGTCGTTCGACGTGCGGGCGGCGCGGCGCAGACGTATCAGGCCCTCAACGATGCGGTGCTGAGCCGCGGGGCGCTCGGCCGCACCGTCGAGATCGAAGCGCGAGTCGATGGGGACTTCCTGGCCTCGTTCAAAGCCGATGGCGTCATCTTGTCGACGCCGACGGGTTCGACCGCGTACTCCCTGTCCGCCGGTGGTCCTCTGGTGCATCCGTCGGTACGGGTTCTGGTGCTTGCGCCGATCTGCCCCCACACGCTGAGCGTGCGCCCCCTCGTGATCGACGATGGAGCGCGTCTCGAGTTCCGGCAGCGCTCTTCGCGCGACGAACTTCTCCTGACGCTGGATGGACAGGAGACGATTCGGTTGGCGCACGACGACGAGATCGAGATCACGCGGTCGCCCAACTTCGCTTGCCTCGTTCGTTCGCCGGACCTGAGCTTCTACGATCTGCTTCGTACGAAGCTCGGATGGGCGCGCGTGTAG
- a CDS encoding replication-associated recombination protein A — protein MRPRRLEDIVGQTHLLETGRVLREMLEGGHAHSLVLWGPPGTGKTTIARLLASRLELPFAQLSAVLAGVKDVRAVVERANHELRAVGRPTLLFLDEIHRFNKAQQDALLPHVETGTLVLVGATTENPSFEVIAPLLSRMRVLTLESLGDDALGTLLDRALSDTERGLGDRGLALSDEARAELIAYADGDARVALGALEVSADLGARAGSSTITAEHVVEAAQKRSLRYDRAGEEHYNVISAFIKSLRGSDPDAALYYLGRMLESGEDPMFIARRMVIFASEDIGNADPRALQVALSVKDAVHFVGLPEGRIPLAQGVTFLSTAPKSNASYVALDRAIEEIRRTGTLPVPMHIRNAPTKLMKAQGYGKGYDYPHNHDGHHVEEEYLPEALRGRRYYEPTDQGEEASIAERLSHWRRPK, from the coding sequence ATGAGGCCCCGCCGTCTCGAGGACATCGTCGGCCAGACCCATCTCCTCGAGACCGGCCGCGTACTGCGTGAGATGCTCGAAGGGGGCCATGCCCACTCCCTCGTACTCTGGGGACCGCCGGGCACGGGAAAGACGACCATCGCCCGCCTGCTTGCGAGCCGGCTAGAGCTGCCCTTCGCCCAACTCTCGGCCGTCCTCGCCGGCGTGAAGGACGTCCGCGCAGTCGTCGAGAGAGCGAACCACGAACTCCGCGCGGTCGGCCGGCCCACACTCCTGTTCCTCGATGAGATCCACCGCTTCAACAAGGCGCAGCAGGATGCCCTGCTCCCCCACGTCGAAACCGGAACGCTCGTTCTCGTCGGTGCCACCACCGAAAACCCCTCCTTCGAAGTCATCGCCCCACTCCTCTCGCGGATGCGCGTCCTCACCCTCGAGTCGCTCGGGGACGACGCGCTCGGCACTTTGCTCGACCGAGCGCTCTCCGACACCGAACGTGGCCTCGGCGACCGCGGCCTCGCGCTCTCAGACGAAGCGCGCGCCGAACTCATCGCCTATGCCGATGGTGACGCTCGGGTCGCGCTCGGTGCCCTCGAAGTGTCCGCGGATCTCGGCGCGCGCGCAGGCTCGTCGACGATCACCGCCGAGCACGTCGTGGAGGCCGCCCAGAAGCGCTCGCTGCGCTACGACCGCGCCGGCGAAGAACACTACAACGTCATCTCCGCCTTCATCAAAAGCCTTCGGGGAAGCGACCCGGATGCCGCGCTCTACTACCTAGGCCGAATGCTCGAGTCCGGCGAGGACCCGATGTTCATTGCGCGCCGCATGGTCATCTTCGCCTCCGAAGACATCGGGAACGCCGACCCGCGAGCGCTGCAAGTCGCACTGTCCGTGAAGGACGCGGTTCACTTCGTGGGCCTGCCGGAGGGACGCATCCCACTGGCGCAGGGCGTGACGTTCCTCTCCACCGCGCCGAAGTCCAACGCGAGCTACGTCGCGCTCGATCGAGCCATCGAGGAGATCCGCCGCACCGGCACCCTCCCCGTCCCCATGCACATTCGAAATGCGCCGACGAAGCTCATGAAGGCGCAGGGCTACGGCAAGGGATACGACTACCCGCACAATCACGACGGGCATCACGTCGAGGAGGAGTACCTCCCCGAGGCGCTTCGCGGACGCCGCTACTACGAGCCGACCGACCAGGGCGAAGAAGCGAGCATCGCCGAGCGCCTGTCCCACTGGCGCCGCCCCAAGTGA
- a CDS encoding pyridoxamine 5'-phosphate oxidase family protein produces the protein MSQDRRTALDEEDRELLSACRVGHLATASREAQPHVIPLCYAVLDDRTLVFAVDEKRKPAGRVLRRLHNLSENARFAFVVDRWDENWQRLTYVLIEGEGKPLEDRPRCVEAIRALRKRYPQYVKMGLEAERHPVTELRIDRVHRWSAAPS, from the coding sequence GTGAGTCAGGACCGGCGGACCGCACTCGACGAAGAAGACCGAGAGCTGCTCTCCGCGTGTCGTGTCGGTCATCTGGCGACCGCGAGCCGCGAGGCCCAGCCGCACGTCATTCCGCTCTGCTATGCCGTGCTTGACGATCGAACGCTCGTGTTCGCCGTCGACGAGAAGCGGAAGCCGGCCGGGCGCGTTCTGCGGCGACTGCACAATCTCTCCGAGAACGCGCGCTTTGCGTTCGTCGTCGACCGCTGGGACGAGAACTGGCAGCGTCTGACCTACGTGCTGATCGAAGGCGAGGGGAAGCCGCTCGAGGACCGACCACGATGCGTCGAGGCGATTCGCGCGCTGCGCAAGCGGTATCCGCAGTACGTGAAAATGGGCCTCGAGGCGGAGCGCCATCCGGTCACCGAACTCCGCATCGATCGCGTTCATCGTTGGAGCGCTGCGCCGTCTTAG
- a CDS encoding ribonuclease Z, with protein MASSFAPRLVNGPFGDPGLLVEMRWQGAAVLFDLGRNDGLPAAELLKVSHVFVSHTHMDHFIGFDRMLRLFLNRDRRLYLYGPEGIADCVGGKLRGYVWNLTESYTFVIDVTEVTATGCKRAVFRASTGFEREDTELLPAQRAKPDPKDPPGTPVLIDDGKFRVRAAITNHKIPCLAFAIDEPTHLNVDAESLATQGLAPGRWLKDLKDALREELPDETPITVQLPGRIEGERSLGSLRSLVQITPGQKLGYIVDTRFMPENLAVLLPVMHKSDVLYCESPFLDEDRDQAAMRYHLTAAEAGTIGRMSRAGRLKVFHYSPRYQGRGDMLRQEAEAAFRGRKEAGVVAELDSAAG; from the coding sequence ATGGCTTCCTCGTTCGCACCGCGGCTGGTGAACGGCCCGTTCGGCGACCCGGGCCTGCTGGTGGAGATGCGCTGGCAGGGGGCCGCGGTACTGTTCGACCTCGGTCGAAACGACGGACTGCCTGCAGCTGAGCTACTCAAGGTGAGCCACGTGTTCGTCTCGCACACGCACATGGATCACTTCATCGGGTTTGACCGAATGCTGCGGCTTTTCCTGAACCGCGACAGGCGGCTGTATCTCTACGGGCCCGAAGGGATTGCCGACTGCGTCGGTGGCAAGCTCCGCGGCTACGTCTGGAACCTGACCGAGAGCTACACCTTCGTCATCGATGTCACCGAGGTTACGGCGACCGGTTGCAAGCGTGCGGTCTTTCGGGCGTCGACCGGCTTCGAGCGCGAGGATACAGAACTCCTCCCCGCACAACGCGCAAAGCCCGACCCGAAGGATCCGCCCGGAACGCCGGTGCTCATCGACGACGGGAAATTCCGAGTCCGGGCCGCGATCACCAATCACAAGATCCCGTGCCTCGCCTTCGCGATCGACGAACCGACGCACTTGAACGTCGACGCCGAATCCCTGGCGACGCAGGGCCTCGCGCCGGGGCGTTGGTTGAAGGATTTGAAGGACGCCCTGCGCGAAGAGCTTCCGGACGAAACCCCGATCACCGTTCAGTTGCCGGGCCGGATCGAAGGCGAGCGGTCTCTTGGGAGCCTTCGCTCGTTGGTGCAGATCACTCCGGGACAGAAGCTCGGCTATATCGTCGACACGCGCTTCATGCCCGAGAACCTCGCGGTACTCCTTCCGGTGATGCACAAGTCCGACGTGCTCTACTGCGAATCGCCGTTCCTCGACGAGGATCGTGATCAAGCGGCCATGCGCTACCACCTCACCGCGGCCGAAGCCGGTACGATCGGTCGGATGTCCCGCGCGGGGAGGTTGAAGGTGTTCCACTACTCTCCGCGGTACCAAGGTCGAGGGGACATGCTCCGTCAGGAGGCCGAAGCGGCCTTCCGAGGTCGCAAGGAAGCCGGCGTCGTCGCCGAACTCGATTCGGCGGCGGGCTGA